A single genomic interval of Arachis duranensis cultivar V14167 chromosome 7, aradu.V14167.gnm2.J7QH, whole genome shotgun sequence harbors:
- the LOC107459336 gene encoding probable pre-mRNA-splicing factor ATP-dependent RNA helicase DEAH2 isoform X1, with product MGTERKRKVSLFDVVDDGAVKMAKPNGGAANAVGGNSLINRWNGRAYSQRYYEILEKRKTLPVWHQKEEFLQALKNNQTLILVGETGSGKTTQIPQFVLEAVDIESPDKRRKMMVACTQPRRVAAMSVSRRVAEEMDVNIGEEVGYSIRFEDCSSARTVLKYLTDGMLLREAMADPLLERYKVIVLDEAHERTLATDVLFGLLKEVLKNRPDLKLVVMSATLEAEKFQGYFNGAPLMKVPGRLHPVEIFYTQEPERDYLEAAIRTVVQIHMCEPPGDILVFLTGEEEIEDACRKITKEVSNMGDQVGPVKVVPLYSTLPPAMQQKIFEPAPPPVNEGGPPGRKIVVSTNIAETSLTIDGIVYVIDPGFAKQKVYNPRIRVESLLVSPISKASAHQRSGRAGRTQPGKCFRLYTEKSFHNDLQPQTYPEILRSNLANTVLTLKKLGIDDLVHFDFMDPPAPETLMRALEVLNYLGALDDDGNLTKLGEIMSEFPLDPQMSKMLVVSPEFNCSNEILSVSAMLSVPNCFVRPREAQKAADEAKARFGHIDGDHLTLLNVYHAYKQNNEDPSWCYDNFVNHRALKAADNVRQQLVRIMARFNLKLCSTDFNSRDYYVNIRKAMLAGYFMQVAHLERTGHYLTVKDNQVVHLHPSNCLDHKPEWVIYNEFVLTSRNFIRTVTDIRGEWLVDVAPHYYDLSNFPQCEAKRVLERLYKKREKERDEARSRK from the exons ATGGGTAcggagaggaagaggaaggtgAGCCTGTTCGACGTGGTTGATGACGGTGCCGTTAAGATGGCGAAACCGAACGGCGGCGCCGCCAACGCCGTCGGAGGAAACAGCCTCATAAACCGGTGGAATGGGAGGGCTTACTCGCAGAGGTACTATGAGATCTTGGAGAAGAGGAAGACGCTTCCAGTATGGCACCAGAAGGAGGAGTTCCTGCAGGCGTTGAAGAATAATCAGACACTCATCCTCGTTGGTGAAACTGGCAGTGGTAAAACCACCCAG ATCCCCCAGTTTGTTTTGGAGGCTGTTGATATAGAAAGCCCTGATAAACGCAGAAAGATGATGGTTGCATGCACACAGCCACGTAGGGTGGCTGCAATGTCTGTCTCCCGGCGTGTGGCGGAAGAGATGGATGTGAATATTGGAGAAGAGGTTGGTTACAGCATCAGATTCGAAGATTGCAGTAGCGCAAGAACCGTTTTGAA GTATCTCACAGATGGTATGCTTCTGAGGGAGGCAATGGCTGATCCACTTTTGGAACGATATAAAGTAATTGTTCTTGATGAAGCACACGAAAGGACCTTGGCCACAGATGTGCTATTTGGCCTTCTAAAGGAAGTGCTTAAAAATAGACCTGACTTGAAGTTGGTCGTGATGAGTGCGACTCTTGAAGCTGAAAAGTTTCAGGGATATTTTAATGGCGCTCCACTTATGAAAGTTCCTGGAAGGTTACATCCAGTGGAGATTTTCTATACCCAGGAACCTGAAAGGGACTACTTGGAGGCTGCTATTAGGACGGTGGTGCAGATACACATGTGTGAACCTCCTGGAGATATACTTGTCTTCCTTACCGGTGAGGAAGAAATAGAGGATGCATGCCGCAAAATTACGAAAGAAGTTTCAAATATGGGAGATCAGGTGGGCCCTGTGAAAGTGGTTCCACTGTATTCTACTCTTCCGCCAGCAATGCAGCAGAAGATTTTTGAGCCAGCTCCTCCTCCAGTAAATGAGGGTGGGCCCCCTGGAAGGAAGATTGTGGTGTCAACAAACATAGCTGAAACATCACTAACAATAGATGGTATAGTCTATGTAATTGACCCTGGCTTTGCTAAGCAGAAGGTTTATAACCCTCGCATCCGTGTTGAGTCTCTCTTGGTATCTCCAATATCGAAGGCTAGTGCACACCAGAGGTCTGGGCGTGCTGGAAGAACTCAACCAGGGAAATGTTTTAGACTTTATACTGAGAAAAGTTTCCATAATGATCTTCAGCCACAAACATATCCTGAAATTTTGAGATCGAATCTTGCCAACACAGTTCTCACCTTGAAGAAACTTGGCATAGATGATTTAGTGCATTTTGATTTCATGGACCCTCCTGCTCCAGAGACCTTAATGCGGGCACTGGAAGTGTTAAATTACTTGGGTGCACTGGATGATGATGGTAACTTAACAAAGCTGGGTGAGATTATGAGTGAATTTCCATTGGACCCACAGATGTCAAAGATGCTCGTTGTCAGTCCAGAATTCAACTGTTCAAATGAGATACTGTCAGTTTCTGCCATGCTATCAG TACCCAATTGCTTTGTCCGGCCTAGAGAGGCACAGAAAGCTGCTGATGAAGCGAAAGCTAGATTTGGGCACATTGATGGAGATCATCTCACGCTATTGAATGTATATCATGCCTACAAACAAAACA ATGAGGATCCTTCTTGGTGCTATGATAATTTCGTTAATCATAGGGCACTGAAAGCAGCCGACAACGTTAGACAACAGCTAGTCCGTATCATGGCCAGGTTTAACCTGAAGTTATGCAGCACTGATTTCAATAGTCGGGACTACTACGTCAACATCAGAAAGGCTATGCTGGCGGGATATTTTATGCAGGTAGCTCATCTGGAGCGAACTGGACACTACTTGACTGTGAAAGACAACCAG GTGGTTCACTTGCACCCATCAAATTGTCTGGATCACAAACCTGAATGGGTCATCTATAATGAGTTTGTTCTTACAAGTCGGAATTTTATTAGAACTGTTACAGACATACGTGGTGAATG GTTAGTTGATGTAGCTCCACATTATTATGATTTGTCAAATTTTCCTCAATGCGAAGCGAAGCGTGTTCTCGAGAGGCTTTACAAGAAacgagagaaagaaagagatgaAGCCAGGAGTAGGAAATGA
- the LOC107459336 gene encoding probable pre-mRNA-splicing factor ATP-dependent RNA helicase DEAH2 isoform X2, whose protein sequence is MGTERKRKVSLFDVVDDGAVKMAKPNGGAANAVGGNSLINRWNGRAYSQRYYEILEKRKTLPVWHQKEEFLQALKNNQTLILVGETGSGKTTQIPQFVLEAVDIESPDKRRKMMVACTQPRRVAAMSVSRRVAEEMDVNIGEEVGYSIRFEDCSSARTVLKYLTDGMLLREAMADPLLERYKVIVLDEAHERTLATDVLFGLLKEVLKNRPDLKLVVMSATLEAEKFQGYFNGAPLMKVPGRLHPVEIFYTQEPERDYLEAAIRTVVQIHMCEPPGDILVFLTGEEEIEDACRKITKEVSNMGDQVGPVKVVPLYSTLPPAMQQKIFEPAPPPVNEGGPPGRKIVVSTNIAETSLTIDGIVYVIDPGFAKQKVYNPRIRVESLLVSPISKASAHQRSGRAGRTQPGKCFRLYTEKSFHNDLQPQTYPEILRSNLANTVLTLKKLGIDDLVHFDFMDPPAPETLMRALEVLNYLGALDDDGNLTKLGEIMSEFPLDPQMSKMLVVSPEFNCSNEILSVSAMLSDSCSFSVFSHEENRVVSPLCIC, encoded by the exons ATGGGTAcggagaggaagaggaaggtgAGCCTGTTCGACGTGGTTGATGACGGTGCCGTTAAGATGGCGAAACCGAACGGCGGCGCCGCCAACGCCGTCGGAGGAAACAGCCTCATAAACCGGTGGAATGGGAGGGCTTACTCGCAGAGGTACTATGAGATCTTGGAGAAGAGGAAGACGCTTCCAGTATGGCACCAGAAGGAGGAGTTCCTGCAGGCGTTGAAGAATAATCAGACACTCATCCTCGTTGGTGAAACTGGCAGTGGTAAAACCACCCAG ATCCCCCAGTTTGTTTTGGAGGCTGTTGATATAGAAAGCCCTGATAAACGCAGAAAGATGATGGTTGCATGCACACAGCCACGTAGGGTGGCTGCAATGTCTGTCTCCCGGCGTGTGGCGGAAGAGATGGATGTGAATATTGGAGAAGAGGTTGGTTACAGCATCAGATTCGAAGATTGCAGTAGCGCAAGAACCGTTTTGAA GTATCTCACAGATGGTATGCTTCTGAGGGAGGCAATGGCTGATCCACTTTTGGAACGATATAAAGTAATTGTTCTTGATGAAGCACACGAAAGGACCTTGGCCACAGATGTGCTATTTGGCCTTCTAAAGGAAGTGCTTAAAAATAGACCTGACTTGAAGTTGGTCGTGATGAGTGCGACTCTTGAAGCTGAAAAGTTTCAGGGATATTTTAATGGCGCTCCACTTATGAAAGTTCCTGGAAGGTTACATCCAGTGGAGATTTTCTATACCCAGGAACCTGAAAGGGACTACTTGGAGGCTGCTATTAGGACGGTGGTGCAGATACACATGTGTGAACCTCCTGGAGATATACTTGTCTTCCTTACCGGTGAGGAAGAAATAGAGGATGCATGCCGCAAAATTACGAAAGAAGTTTCAAATATGGGAGATCAGGTGGGCCCTGTGAAAGTGGTTCCACTGTATTCTACTCTTCCGCCAGCAATGCAGCAGAAGATTTTTGAGCCAGCTCCTCCTCCAGTAAATGAGGGTGGGCCCCCTGGAAGGAAGATTGTGGTGTCAACAAACATAGCTGAAACATCACTAACAATAGATGGTATAGTCTATGTAATTGACCCTGGCTTTGCTAAGCAGAAGGTTTATAACCCTCGCATCCGTGTTGAGTCTCTCTTGGTATCTCCAATATCGAAGGCTAGTGCACACCAGAGGTCTGGGCGTGCTGGAAGAACTCAACCAGGGAAATGTTTTAGACTTTATACTGAGAAAAGTTTCCATAATGATCTTCAGCCACAAACATATCCTGAAATTTTGAGATCGAATCTTGCCAACACAGTTCTCACCTTGAAGAAACTTGGCATAGATGATTTAGTGCATTTTGATTTCATGGACCCTCCTGCTCCAGAGACCTTAATGCGGGCACTGGAAGTGTTAAATTACTTGGGTGCACTGGATGATGATGGTAACTTAACAAAGCTGGGTGAGATTATGAGTGAATTTCCATTGGACCCACAGATGTCAAAGATGCTCGTTGTCAGTCCAGAATTCAACTGTTCAAATGAGATACTGTCAGTTTCTGCCATGCTATCAG ATAGTTGCAGTTTCTCAGTATTCTCTCATGAAGAAAATCGTGTGGTCTCGCCTCTATGCATCTGCTGA